The Romeriopsis navalis LEGE 11480 genome contains a region encoding:
- a CDS encoding type II toxin-antitoxin system RelE family toxin: MWTVEYTRKFLKELAALPEKQQSRVESIVFEELECENPFQLGYVEKLKGYSDKYKIRVGDYRIGLTIDKENQVIVCERIAHRREIYRIFP, translated from the coding sequence ATGTGGACAGTTGAATATACGCGCAAGTTTCTGAAAGAATTAGCCGCATTGCCAGAAAAACAACAGTCTCGCGTTGAATCAATCGTGTTTGAAGAGTTGGAATGTGAGAACCCGTTTCAACTTGGTTATGTTGAGAAGCTGAAGGGGTATTCCGACAAGTATAAAATTCGCGTCGGTGATTACCGAATTGGGTTGACCATAGACAAAGAAAATCAGGTAATTGTCTGTGAGCGAATTGCCCATCGACGTGAGATTTATCGGATCTTTCCGTAA